One Desulfatiglans anilini DSM 4660 DNA window includes the following coding sequences:
- a CDS encoding ATP-binding protein, translated as MYENISDLLKQIALGEDSVLELKAVEFSGSKVTGPQKDGMADELAAMANTASGIIVLGVDDKTKVIRGIPPEKLDIVEDWLRSICNDSIDPALDCVIRKLIVPDQQGGDKTILRIDVPRSLFVHKSPNGYFRRLGSSKREMKPDVLARLFQQRSQVRLIRFDEQTVPGTTIDDLNPKLWSRFRTVISPKADQEFLEKMKLVAKDEDGTIRATVSGVLMASDAPESFMSSAFIQAVCYRGTERNAAYQLDAKDITGPLDVQIRDACKFVERNMRVFAIKAPNRIETPQFSMNAVFEAVVNAVAHRDYSIYGSKIRLHLFSDRLEIFSPGAIPNTMTIESISERQSSRNELISSLLARCPMNVDAIGSQRNFIMDKRGEGVPIIITESERLSGRKPEYRLLDDSELMLTIFAAQPPHGED; from the coding sequence ATGTACGAAAATATATCCGACTTGCTCAAACAAATCGCGCTGGGAGAGGACTCTGTTCTTGAACTCAAGGCGGTTGAATTCAGCGGCAGCAAAGTCACCGGTCCCCAGAAGGACGGCATGGCGGACGAACTGGCTGCCATGGCAAATACGGCATCCGGCATCATTGTTCTGGGGGTTGACGACAAGACCAAAGTGATTCGAGGGATACCACCAGAAAAACTTGACATCGTTGAAGACTGGCTTCGTTCCATCTGCAACGATTCCATTGACCCGGCCCTCGATTGCGTGATTCGAAAGCTCATTGTGCCTGATCAACAAGGTGGTGACAAAACAATCCTGCGAATCGATGTACCCCGCAGCCTGTTTGTCCACAAAAGCCCAAACGGCTATTTCCGCCGCCTTGGGAGTTCCAAGCGCGAGATGAAACCGGATGTCCTCGCGCGGTTATTCCAGCAGCGCAGTCAGGTGCGGCTTATCCGTTTCGATGAACAAACGGTTCCGGGCACAACGATCGATGATTTGAATCCCAAGCTATGGAGCAGATTCCGAACAGTCATCTCACCTAAAGCGGATCAGGAATTTCTCGAAAAAATGAAACTTGTTGCCAAGGACGAAGACGGCACCATCCGAGCCACAGTCAGCGGTGTTTTGATGGCCTCGGATGCCCCGGAGTCTTTTATGTCCAGCGCTTTTATTCAGGCGGTTTGTTACCGAGGCACCGAGCGCAACGCCGCCTATCAACTGGACGCCAAGGACATTACTGGCCCACTTGATGTTCAGATCCGGGACGCCTGCAAGTTTGTGGAAAGAAACATGCGGGTCTTTGCCATCAAAGCGCCCAATCGGATTGAAACCCCGCAGTTCTCCATGAACGCGGTATTCGAGGCGGTGGTCAACGCTGTGGCTCATCGGGATTACTCCATTTACGGTTCCAAGATTCGCCTGCATCTGTTCTCTGATCGACTGGAAATCTTCTCGCCCGGCGCGATCCCCAACACCATGACTATTGAGAGCATTTCGGAGCGGCAATCGTCACGGAATGAATTGATCAGTTCCTTGCTGGCGCGTTGCCCTATGAATGTGGATGCTATCGGCAGTCAGCGGAATTTCATCATGGACAAGCGCGGCGAAGGTGTGCCGATCATCATCACCGAGAGCGAAAGACTGTCTGGCAGGAAACCGGAATACAGACTTCTTGATGACTCTGAGCTGATGTTGACGATATTCGCCGCACAACCACCCCATGGCGAAGACTGA